The Pirellulimonas nuda genome includes a region encoding these proteins:
- the tnpA gene encoding IS200/IS605 family transposase encodes MENYRTGAHSRYDIKYHFVWVTKYRKQVLSGAVGTRVRDLVREVCRTNDIEILQGSVSLDHVHVLLSCPPTLSPSKIMQSIKGKTSRKLMMEFKHIERRFWGRHLWARGYFVATSGNVTDEAIAAYIRGQDGTEPSDGDDRFQVTPPS; translated from the coding sequence ATGGAGAACTACCGCACGGGTGCGCATAGCCGCTATGACATCAAGTATCACTTCGTGTGGGTGACGAAGTACCGGAAGCAGGTCCTTTCGGGTGCAGTAGGCACACGGGTTCGGGACTTGGTGCGTGAGGTCTGCCGGACCAATGACATCGAGATTCTGCAGGGGTCGGTGTCGCTCGATCACGTGCACGTATTGCTGTCGTGCCCGCCGACACTCTCGCCGAGCAAGATTATGCAGTCCATCAAGGGGAAGACGTCGCGGAAGCTGATGATGGAGTTCAAGCACATTGAGAGGCGGTTCTGGGGTCGGCATCTGTGGGCGCGGGGCTACTTCGTGGCGACCAGCGGTAACGTGACCGACGAGGCTATTGCGGCGTACATCCGCGGGCAGGACGGCACCGAACCAAGCGATGGTGACGACCGATTCCAAGTTACTCCACCATCGTGA
- a CDS encoding putative immunity protein, which translates to MRDKRFIAAHRGGPLALIDHRLLAGWALDCAEHLLPMFRRHSLDSRPQHAIEIGRSWVRGEIKTGVAQRAAVAAHAAARETTVTAAVAVARAAGHAVATAHFADHCLGPVIYGAKAVEAAGMPANEEWAWQLACLPDSVRALVMSGLEQRRAQRRLGLPNNHALQQTGRAKRSS; encoded by the coding sequence ATGCGCGACAAGCGTTTCATCGCGGCCCATCGTGGCGGGCCACTAGCACTCATCGACCACCGGCTGCTTGCGGGCTGGGCCCTTGATTGCGCGGAACATTTGTTGCCAATGTTTCGGCGTCACAGTTTGGATTCTAGGCCGCAGCACGCAATCGAAATTGGAAGATCGTGGGTTCGGGGCGAGATTAAAACCGGCGTAGCACAGCGAGCGGCAGTTGCTGCGCACGCTGCGGCGCGAGAGACGACCGTCACAGCGGCTGTTGCGGTCGCGCGGGCGGCGGGTCACGCAGTGGCAACCGCCCACTTCGCCGATCACTGTTTGGGGCCGGTGATTTACGGTGCGAAGGCGGTAGAAGCCGCCGGCATGCCCGCTAACGAGGAGTGGGCCTGGCAACTTGCTTGCCTACCCGATTCAGTTCGCGCCTTGGTGATGTCCGGGCTGGAACAAAGGCGAGCGCAACGTCGGCTCGGGCTGCCGAATAACCACGCACTGCAACAGACCGGCCGAGCGAAACGGTCCTCGTAA
- a CDS encoding ThiF family adenylyltransferase has product MFTEAEEDRFVRQTQLVPQARLAALDVTVVGVGAVGRQVALQLASLGVRRLRLVDFDKVDASNVTTQGYARGDVGRRKVDACRDAVLAIDPEVNVDAVQDRWRPATRLGDAAFCCVDSIDARAAIWRGGGGLVGFWADGRMRGETLRVLTACDGASRAHYTATLFPQHEAQAGACTARSTIYAAGMTAGLMLSQFVRWLRQQPLDADLSLNLLASELIVATPRAKEATLVG; this is encoded by the coding sequence ATGTTTACAGAAGCCGAGGAAGACCGCTTCGTGCGGCAGACGCAGCTGGTGCCGCAAGCAAGGCTGGCGGCACTGGATGTTACCGTGGTCGGCGTCGGCGCCGTCGGCAGACAGGTCGCCCTGCAGCTGGCGTCGCTCGGCGTGCGCCGGCTGCGGCTGGTGGATTTTGACAAGGTCGACGCGAGCAACGTCACGACGCAGGGGTACGCCCGCGGCGATGTCGGCCGCCGGAAGGTGGATGCGTGCCGCGACGCGGTGCTGGCGATCGATCCAGAGGTCAACGTCGACGCCGTGCAGGACCGCTGGCGCCCGGCGACCCGGCTGGGGGACGCGGCCTTCTGCTGCGTCGACTCCATCGACGCCCGCGCGGCCATCTGGCGGGGGGGCGGCGGACTGGTCGGCTTCTGGGCCGACGGGCGGATGCGGGGCGAGACCCTGCGGGTGCTTACTGCGTGTGACGGCGCCAGCCGCGCGCACTACACGGCCACGCTCTTCCCGCAGCACGAGGCCCAGGCGGGCGCCTGCACGGCGCGGTCGACGATCTACGCCGCCGGCATGACCGCGGGGCTGATGCTCTCCCAATTCGTCCGTTGGCTGCGCCAGCAGCCGCTGGACGCCGACCTGTCGCTCAACCTGCTGGCGAGCGAGCTTATTGTTGCAACCCCTCGAGCCAAGGAGGCAACCCTTGTTGGGTAA
- a CDS encoding MPN domain-containing protein: protein MRVLQRKSQTKRARTRPRRSLRLTPHAWAKLRFLRDAGPTEIGCFGVSDPEDLLLVRDVTPVRQACSAVSVAFDDAAVADYFDQQADAGLSPQQFGRIWFHTHPGASPHPSGTDEATFARVFGPADWAVMAILARGGGWYARLGVSAGPGASQRLPVRVAWDEPFGGSDHAAWLAQYAACVEPEPDWDDLEGLGERLFGIDPEAAEALWSCPPD, encoded by the coding sequence ATGCGTGTACTGCAGAGAAAGAGTCAGACCAAGAGAGCAAGGACACGGCCCCGACGGTCGCTGCGGCTGACGCCCCACGCGTGGGCCAAGCTCAGGTTCCTGCGTGACGCGGGCCCGACCGAGATCGGCTGCTTCGGCGTCTCGGACCCCGAGGACCTGCTCTTGGTGCGGGACGTAACGCCGGTCCGGCAGGCGTGCAGCGCGGTGAGCGTAGCGTTCGACGACGCCGCGGTGGCCGACTACTTCGACCAGCAGGCCGACGCCGGGCTTAGCCCCCAACAGTTCGGCCGGATCTGGTTCCACACCCACCCCGGCGCCTCGCCCCACCCGAGCGGGACCGACGAGGCGACGTTCGCCCGGGTGTTCGGGCCGGCCGATTGGGCCGTGATGGCGATCCTGGCCCGCGGCGGGGGCTGGTACGCCCGGCTGGGGGTCAGCGCCGGCCCGGGCGCCAGCCAGCGGCTCCCCGTGCGGGTCGCGTGGGACGAGCCGTTCGGCGGCAGCGACCACGCGGCGTGGCTCGCCCAGTACGCCGCCTGCGTCGAGCCCGAGCCCGACTGGGATGATCTGGAGGGGCTGGGTGAGCGGCTCTTCGGGATCGACCCGGAGGCCGCGGAGGCGCTCTGGAGCTGCCCCCCAGACTAA
- a CDS encoding molybdopterin converting factor, whose translation MKILVINNDGAGFADYVHIEPGTSVRKLFERQVRDPRPENYLIRVNRLPAPADQVLQEGDRISFTPVKIEGA comes from the coding sequence GTGAAAATCCTCGTCATCAACAACGACGGCGCCGGCTTCGCCGACTACGTGCACATCGAGCCGGGCACGTCGGTCCGCAAGCTGTTCGAGCGGCAGGTTCGCGACCCGCGGCCCGAGAACTACCTGATCCGCGTCAACCGCTTGCCGGCGCCGGCCGACCAGGTCCTCCAAGAAGGAGACCGCATCAGCTTCACGCCGGTGAAGATCGAAGGGGCCTAA